From the genome of Thermococcus sp. MV5:
GATGAAAGAGCATATCCTCTTATGATTTATTTTTTTCAAGGTGGTGAAAATGGAGTTTTGGGATATTAAATATATCGGGTATAAAATTTACAATAGAGATACTACAAAGAGGGAGCATGAGAAGATTTTGAGAGAGCTTAAGCGTTTTTTAACTATGAATGGTCTAAATTACAAAGATTTTTACAAATGGACTCCCGGTCAGGGTAAACAATATTTTATACCCACTCGATTAGCAGAACGATTTATTGAATACTATAAAAAAGGTCTTGGGAGGGAAAAGGAGCTTATTATTAATGAGGAGTATTTCAAGACTCAAAAGAGTATCAAAGAGAGGTTGAAAGAGGTTGAAAAAGAGTTGGCAAAGGTGGTATTTACATGAAATATAGGTTATGGGTTGCATGCATAGGATCTTTAGATGTATTTTATGAAGAGTTTGACAGTAGAGAAGAAGCGGAAAAGCGGATGGACAAATACTTACAAAGTGAGAATTATTATGTGATTTCTTTAGAAGAGGTGGTTAATTCATAACTCTATATTTTTCTTATTATCTCTATTTAAGCACTTAAGCCAAAGGTGAAATTGCGGTGATTCACCGTGGTGAACGGTGAAACTAATGGTGAAATAAGGTGATTTCTATGGTGGATAAGGTGAAATATGTTTGTTTACGGTGTGGAAACGTGTATGAAAGCAGAGCTAAAGTTCCACAATGTCCACTTTGCCGTTCAAAACGCAAAATGAAGCTTGAAGAATTCTTAGCTTTACCAGAAGAGAGCAGAAATAAGATTTTAGGAAAGACAAAGAAGGAGAAAAAAGAGGATAACATGGTGAAAAGCGGTGAAATCCACGGTGAAACTAATGGTGAAATGGTGAAAATAAGTGAGGTAGGAGAGAAAGAAGGTGCAGATGTGGGGAAAAATGGTGAAAATAATGTGGTTCTTGAAGAGGTTAAAAGTGATAATGCAGTGAAAAAGAGTGAATCACCTAAAATCACCAAAGGGGAAATGGTGAAAAAAGGTGAAACTGAGAAGGTGAAAAAGAGTGAAAGGGTGAAAGGTGAAAAGGGGAAAAGTAGTTTTGCGATCCCAAAGCCAAAGGTGAGTATTAAAGGTATTGCTATAATCTCAGGATTAGCATTCATTTATTTACTGTATAAACTTGGATATTTTGAAAGTGTCCTGGATCACTTAAAGCGTTTGGGAGCTTTTAGAAATTTGAAAGAAGATAATGATAATGTTAAAGCTGAAATCAAGAGTCCAGTTCTTGAAAGAGTTAGAAAGAATTTATCTGGGTGAGTAAAATGCTTGAAAGTTTGAAAGCTGGATTTTTGGCTTTAAGGTATCCCCAGTTAGCGGATTTTTTCACTAATGTGATGAATTTCGGCATGGCATTAGTTGGGAACTTTAAGTATGATAAAGCGAAACTTGAAGAGCTTAAGCAATACGTAGAAGATCGCTTTAAGCAACTTGAAGAAGTTGATGAAGAGAACGAAGATGAAGAATTCAGAAAAGCAGTTATGGATGTCATGTTAAAGGCTTCAAAACTTCTTGGAAAAGTGCTGAAAGCTTCAAAGTATGACGAGGAAAAAGGCATGTTAAAGCTTGTTCTTGAAGATGAAGAAAAGAAAAAGTTTGTAATAGCGATAATGGTTAAGGTGGTTGAAAATGGATGAAGTCACTGAGAAGTATAAGAGCGTTGCTATTTTGATTCAGTTTGACGCTTCAAGCATGATTAACATAGTAGTTGAAGATAGTGATTCTAACGCTAAAGAGCTTAGCGAGATCGCAAAAAATCTTGCTTTTGAGATTGCAAAAAAGTTTGGCGCTAAGGTGAGATGAATGGCTTTGAGATTGATAAAAGAGGGTGAGATGTTAGCAATAAGAAAAGTGAAAGGAAAAAAACAAGAAATGATCAAAGAATTTAGTATTTGGAATGGCTTTTCAATAGTTTATGTTGAAGATCTAATTGAGTTCATGAATGCGAATGAGAAATTAATCAAGCAGTTTTTAGAGTTTGTTTTGGAGAAAAGGAAAAGAAAACTTGAAGAAGAAGCGAGAAAGTTTGAAAAGCTTAAAGAATTTGTGAGGCGATTAAAATGAGTGAGGAAGTTACAATTGAGCTTGAAAAAAAGGATATTACGGATGAAGTCATTGAGCGCTTGATTGATGATGATGTAATAGAAGAAGAGCTTCAAGGAGAGCTTGAAGAGGTTGAAGAAGAGGTTGAAGAGGAAAAGCGGAAAATTCTAATGAGTGAGGAAGAGTTTTCAGAGAGGATAGATGAATTTGAAGAACGAAATCACGGACTCACCTTAATGATTGATCGCTTCTTCAAGCTTTTGGCAAAGTGGGGGAAGAAGAAGGGAGTAGAGATAGATTTAGAGTTATGGGATGAAGTAGCAAGACCTTCCTTAAATGTTGGCTTTTGGTATTTCCAATACGTTGAAGGTCAAAACCTCATGGTGAGCTATCCAAAGTTTGCTATGGGTATTGGAGTTTTGGCAACGGCAATAATTGGACTTTCGGCACTATCACAGATTAAGAATGCAAAGAAAAAAGAAAAGAAAGAAGATGTAAAAGAGAAAGTGGAAAAGAATGTTAAGGGGGAGAAAATCAAAGAAGAAAAGAATGAAGTTCATGAAGAGTTTAGGGAAAGAGCTGAGGAATTGAGGAAAACTAAGCTTTTCGAGAAAGTGAGTAAAAACATGTCTTCTTGATTTAATTTTTGAGGTGGTGAGTATGGCTTTGATTGATATTGAAATTCCATCATGGTCAATAGATCTAATCTATGGAAATACAAAGAGTGGTAAAAGTTATTTCGCTGGTTGGCTTATTGAACAAGCGTATGAACAAGATAGACGTTTTATAGTGCTTGATACGAAAGTTAAGAATCATGTTGGCTTAGTTGCGTTAAAAGGCGTTAAGTTGCTAAAAATCAAGAAAGATCATAACTATAATTGGAAAAGGCTTTTAGAATATGATAAGGTTTTGGTTGTTCCAACGGTAGGCACTATAAAGAGTTTAGGCGTTGAAGGATTAGTAGAGCATTACTATAAGCCTTTACTGAGAGAAATTAATAACCAAGATCATAACAGAATAGTTGTTTTAGAAGAAGCTCACCACTATTGTTTGAGTTCGAGAAGACCAGACAAAGAAATAGAATATTTATTCAGAGAAGGTAGAGGTCAAAAACTCTATGCAATAGCGATAACTCAAAGTATCGCCGATTTTCCAAAACTACTCTTTCGGCAAGCGCAAAGACATTTTGTCTTTATGCATTATATTCCTAATGATATATTCTACTTAGGAAAGATGATTCCGAACTTTGAAGAACTTAACAGCCAATTGAGAAAGCATGATCTGATAGAATACGTTCCACCAAACGAAACAAGAATTATTAGGCGTGAATACATCATAAGGAGGACTAAGCACTATGGTTAGTCAATTGCCGAGTTCATGCTTTTTGTCCTGGACAAGATCCGTGAAGGACCAGAGAAAAAACAAGACACGAGAGAGCTTATTTAGTGAACATTTTTATTCATTTAGTCAAATGTCGAGGTGAGTAGAATGAGTGATGAAGAGATTAGAAAAGCATTTGAAAGGATAGCGAAAGCGATTAAGGAGCATGAAGAAGAGAAAAAGAGGATTCTAAGCAACATTGACTTAAATAAGGTGAGTAAGGAAGAATTAATTGAAGTGCTTTATGATGTTTTATTCCAGGACTGCTATAATGAGGATACCAAAGAAGGTTTTAGTCATTGTTTCAGTTGTTATGCAAGAGGATTACGGCTTTTAGCAAAACTTGGATTGTTTGAGATTACGGTTGAAAAGTATAGGTATGTGAGAGGAAAATTCAAAGGTTGGTGAGCATGGCAAGAGAATACATTTTTGATGATAAGAGAAGCTTGTGGCATACTTTCTTAGGCTTTATTTCAGCATTCACTTTAGCGTATTCTATCGTTATTTTGCTATTGTTCACATTGTATCAAGTGAGAGAAAGAGAGAAGCCAACTTCCACATTAGGTGATGTGGTAGAATTCGTAATCGGATATGTTTATGGTTTAGCGGTTTTGGTGTGGCTTAAAATAAAAGGAGTGGTGTAAAGATGGAGAGAAAAAAAGGTTGGCATCCTATTTATGTGAGTGAAGCGGTTTTAAGTAAGTTAGATAAAGAGAGAGAAGAAATTAAAGAAGAATTAGGTATTCCAAAGGAAGAGAATTTGAGTTATAATAAGACGCTTGCAATAATACTTAAGCGTTATAAAGAATTGAAGAATGCTGTAAAAACTCGATGATTTTCTTTTATTTTTCTTATTATCTCGTTTTAAGGATTTTTTACATAGCTTTTCTTGAAGAGACCTACCCGAGGTGGAAAGGCATGATTGAGGCAATAAAGAAAGCTT
Proteins encoded in this window:
- a CDS encoding ATPase is translated as MALIDIEIPSWSIDLIYGNTKSGKSYFAGWLIEQAYEQDRRFIVLDTKVKNHVGLVALKGVKLLKIKKDHNYNWKRLLEYDKVLVVPTVGTIKSLGVEGLVEHYYKPLLREINNQDHNRIVVLEEAHHYCLSSRRPDKEIEYLFREGRGQKLYAIAITQSIADFPKLLFRQAQRHFVFMHYIPNDIFYLGKMIPNFEELNSQLRKHDLIEYVPPNETRIIRREYIIRRTKHYG